A segment of the Panicum hallii strain FIL2 chromosome 1, PHallii_v3.1, whole genome shotgun sequence genome:
acaatgcccacGGATTGGAGCTTAGTCATAGTCAACAAGTCCACTATTGATCCGTGGCACAACGGCACAACCACTACTATTAGCCCTTCCAACAGTAGTTTTGTAGTTTTGTTAATGTTAATATGGTACTATTTATCTATCTTGTGGTTTTAAGCTAACAGTAGTTTGTAAAAAATGGGATAATTTAACAAAGTGAAGATCAAAATCCTCCTAACTTTGTACAGAAAAATATTGTTGATCCAGCTAGCATGTCTCCTTTGACTAGTTGTGTTGCTAGCTTTTTTTGTTTTGAGGGTCAGTTTGTCGTTTGTTTCAACTGTGAATGGTCAATTATTGAATCAATGATTGTCCTCTGGTCGGTTAGTGATGTCAACAACTGGGTGTAGTGTAAGACACTTGCCTTGTTATTTTGATCTCCTTTTGGTGCATTTGAAAACAAAGGAAATTGTTCTTTTCCCTCCCAGCAGCAAAGCCGGCCGGACTGGGATGGAGGTAACGAAGCTAACGCTTCCAAGGACATGTGTGGTCATCAGGGTGGAGAGAATGGCAGTTGTAGCACAACGCTTTCCAAGTCATCAAGCCACAACTTTTTGAATACTTCGTCAGGCGGTGCTGACTTTGGACTCGTGTGCAGCCAAGTGATGCCGACTCTGGGGCTGTACTGTCTCGTTGATTCATTGGTAGTGCCTACTGCCATTACCACTTTGGAAGGAAACATGCGTGTGCGCTCAGTTATTTCAAACTAGGAAAGCCCTTTTAACCTTAAAATAATCCTCGAGGTTTTTCGTTAACAGAATAAGGTTTACGCTTGTTTAAACTGTACtgttcttttgttttctttACAAAACAATGGAATGGTCACATACACTCATTTCTCTAAATGCACATCTTTCTTTCTCAGTGACTCATACGTCTAGGCGTCTAGCATATCTTTATATTATCGTATGAAGTGACCAGGAATGTATATATTCCTGTAGACCGGGACGTCACCTTCCACTAAAATAATAGTATCATTTATTTATAAAATAAAAATCTACAAAAAATACATGAGTAACAATGCTATGTCTAGAACAAGAACCTGTTGGACAGGTTACACAACAAAAAGTCTAACCAACTGGGCGAGGATcagtttgattttttttttgttttcaatCACATTATGGAAACGTGGGTGATTTGTTAACCGAAAACACATATGCACAAGGAAGTATTGGAAATACATATTTTCTGAACTTAGAAAGCGATTGATAATTCAGTGACAAAATAATTATTTATCAGTGTGATAAATATAACCAAAGCCAGTCATACGAACTTCAAAAATACAGTTAGCATTGCATTTCATATGCATATTATTCTGCCTTTCAGCAACGACCCCACTCTGCCCGGTCCTAAATCCTAATCATCTCCTgagcggcgcggccggggcagccTTTTCCAGTGACGCTGACAAGTGGAAATATTTGTACAGTTAGAAATGAATAATCGATGGTCAATGTGTTATTTGTACTAGTGATCGTGTTTTGATCCAAGCTAAGCTCGAAGTATCAATCAACTCCATTAGGTTTACACCACTGCTTCCATTAGTTTTGTTTTAAATCAAACTACTTCTCTATTTTTATCAAATTCAAAGAACAATAAACCGACATGAAAAAGTACGTTAGTTTCTACTATTTGTATGCCATTTATAACGCATGCAATATTTCTGCCTCCAATTTACGTTTGTCGTCTACAAAGTGAGACACGGTTTTATTCCGACCGCCAAGTCCCAAACGGTTCCGCACAGTCATGACGAACAATATTAATGCGACAATTCTACAGATAGCGTCGCGAACTCTCCATGCTCCAAGGGAACCATCAACTGATGCCACATTTCCAGCACGCTCAGTGGAGAAGGCTTCGAAGATGTTCGCTCTGATCGTGCTAATGCCGAGTCCTCCCGTCCAAACAAACAAGATGAGCACAGCACTATCTTGTACGGCAAAATTGTAGCACAGGACACAGGTCCAGGTCGTTACTGCCGACTGATATTTAATTTTTACCCCTGGAAACCTTGCCAGTCAACTGGTAGCTGGGTGCGACAAACGACGGCATCATTTATTGTTTCCGTGCCGACCCCATTGCTGGTTGAAAACTTTGCTGACATGTGATGTGACCAGTCACCCAAATTTCCCCTGCGACTGCGAGGACTCGTGTTGCTGAATGCTGACAGGTCACGCCCTTGTCCTCTGGCTCGGCCGTTTTGACTTCCAAGGGAGAAGCGCCGAGGCTCTTGTCTTCTCTCCCCACCGAATCGATCACCAAACGGAGGAAGGCGGATGGGCATGATCAGTGAGGTCCCAGCTCCACAGCCGTTGCTTCGTTCCATCCATCTCGTCTCCTCGCAGCGGCCATGGAGGATCGTCGCGGGGGCGCCGTGGGAGGAGGAGGTGAGATCGACAAGAGCTCGGCGCTGGGCGAGGTCAAGAGGCAGctgcgcctcgccgcgccgctcgccgccgcgctcctcctGCAGAAGGTCATCCAGACCATCTCGATCTTGTTCGTCGGCCGCCTCGGCGAGCTCCCCCTCGCCAGCGCCTCCCTGGCCACCTCCTTCGCCAACGTCACGGGCTTCAGCTTGCTGGTAAACCATCCCGGCCTCTTGTACTAGACGGATTCGAAATTTCGACTTCCCTTTCGTCTCTCCCGTTTCTGACCGAGGCACGTCGCGCGCCCGGCCCGGCCGTTCTTGCCGACCAGTCAGGCATGGCGAGCAGCCTGGACACGCTGTGCGGGCAGGCCTTCGGCGCCGGCCAGCGCCACCTGCTCGGCGTCTACAAGCAGCGCGCGATGCTGGTGCTCGCCGTGGCGAGCGCCCCCGTCGCGTTGGTCTGGGCCTACACCGGCGAGATCCTCGTGTGGTTCCGGCAGGACCGGGAGATCGCCGCGGGGGCTGGCAGCTACATCCGGTGCATGATCCCAGCGCTGTTCCTGTTCGGGCAGCTGCAGTGCCACGTCCGGTTCCTGCAGCCGCAGAACGTCGTCGTGCCGGTGATGGccagctccgccgccaccgccggggCGCACGTCGCCGTCTGCTGGCTGCTGGTGCGCCGGCTGGGCATGGGGGCCAACGGAGCCGCGCTGGCCAACGCCGTCTCCAACCTCGTCAACCTTACGGTCCTGGCGCTCTACGTCAGGGTCTCGCCGGCCTGCAAGGACAGCTGGACGGGGTTCTCCCGCGAGGCGTTCCGCGGCATCCCTGCCTTCCTGAAGCTCGCCGTGGCGTCCGCTGCCATGGTCTGGTGAGGAACACGCACTGCACTGAACATACTACCATTGTGCCTTGAGGCAACTGACGATGAGTGTCTGCGATGACCATGTGCAGTATGGAGTGGTGGTCCTTCGAGATCCTTGTGCTTCTTACAGGTCTTCTCCCCAACCCAAAGCTCGAGACCGCCGTGATGTCTATCTGGTAAAAGACTGAGCTTGACCTCCTATGTTGAACATGTCAATGCTGCTTGCTCTCTGATCGATCTAATAAGGCTCTTGGTACTGTGGTTCTTGCAGCTTCAACACTTATGTCTTTGCATTCATGCTCCCGCAGGGACTTGGTGCTGCAGCAAGGTCAGTGGTCCGAAGTCCGGACATGATGATGATCATATTCTAACAATTCCTAAAAAAAAGAATTTAGTTATGCTCTTAGGCCAGTCTCAGTGCACAGTTTCATTGTACAGTTATCAAGACTGAAAATTCGGTTACTGTGCTGACTGAGTTGATTATCTGTGGCGCAGCATTCGTGTTTCGAACGAGATTGGTGCAGGACGACCACAGGCGGCACGCCTTGCGACGCGGGTGGTCGTTCTCCTGGCGATCTCCCTGGGCGTTTGTGAAGGACTTGTGATGGTGCTAGCGCGCAATCTGCTGGGATATGCGTACAGCAATGAGGAGGAAGTGGCCTTGTACACCGCTAGGCTGACGCCGATCCTCGCGGTGTGCACCTTATTCGACAGTCTGCAGTGTGCTCTTTCAGGTATTAACACACACCTTATCTGACAATAGCTGCATCTAGCTATGTCTTTCAGATTGTGGCAGGGTTCAGTCTCTATGATCTCATCTTCTCCGTGTCATTTTTTTTCGGATGGAGAGGGAGGGTATGGTCATATGGACTATCTGATGATCTTATCTCTCATTCTAAGTTCTAACTCATGGTAACAGAGTGCTGCAAGATTCTGTAGCTGTACTGTGCAGGAACAGGAAAATAGATCCATTTCTAAAACGAAAAAACAGAGAAACTGAAAAGTCCAGACACTTTGACATTGAGCATCTCAGCTCACGAGAAGAAGATTTCCACAAATTTAGACATTCGGCATTTGAGCTCATGCTTTTGCCATTTCCTCAAAATGATGGCAGTTCCAGTAGTAATCCACAGTTTTTATTTTGACTAAACAAGTAGGTAGTTTTTTGATGTCATGGAACCAGGTGATTTACATAGGTAGGCTATGTACTTGATGTGCAGGTGTTGTTAGAGGCTGTGGCCGGCAAAGGATTGGTGCCTTCATCAACCTCTCTGCATTCTACATTGTTGGCATCCCTGCGGCATCCATATTCGCCTTTGTCTTTCATCTCAGAGGAACGGTATTATGCTTTCTCATTAATTTCCTTTCGGAGTAAGTGAATTTCCATTTGTTTTCAGTTTCGCAGTTAAAATACATTCTCAAAGGAATGGTTTGAACTGAGCAGGGACTCTGGTTTGGTATCTTGTGCGGAGTAGCAGTCCAGATGCTCCTGCTTCTCTGCATCACCTTGTGCACCAACTGGAACAAAGAGGTAAGATTAAGTCTGGAGCTTGAGTGCATCTGATTTAGATGCTTTGTTTCATCTTGTTCTCAATGCTGCTTGTTGGGTTTGTAGGCATTGAAAGCCAATGATAGAGTTTTCAGTTCTTCTCTTCCTGTCGGCAACACGTTAACATCAGGTGGTAGCGAGCATCCAAATGGATGCAGTTTTGTTGGAAAGGATGCGCAAGGAACCAATGAGGGGACAAAGGGTTCTACTACTCCGAGCACAGGTTGATGGCAGTAAAATGTTGGTTATCACTGCTCCGAGCACAGGTTGATGGCAGTAATGTTGGCTATGTAGTCTCTTAAAAGTTAGTGTTAGACTAGTAAGTAGCATCATGTGGCGTGTACTCGCTACTTTGCTCTTCAGTTAGAAGCTTCCTTCATCCTTGTATCTAGGAAAAGATATGAAAGGAATCGGTGCTCGTAGACTAACTAAGAGAGGAGGGGTAAATTAGATCAACTTAAAACCTTAAAACCTTAATCTTTGACTCAAATCTTAAATCTAGTTTATACAAAATTTAAACTAAAGCAAGCTATCTAGATATACAACTATGATTCAACTAGTGTGAAACCCCTATCCCAAAACAAATTTTGCAATATATAGCCAATTCTAGTAAGATACTGCACTAGAAAATAAATGCACACAAGTTGAATGAGAAATACGGAAAAAAGAAGAGGATGAGGGGAAGCAAACTTTTGATACGATGATTTATCTCGTGGTATCGGTACACACTAAGCTACCTCTAGTCCATATCGTTGAAGCATTTATAAGGAGTATTACTTCCCAGTCATTAAGTCTCTTCAGGACACCCCTTAACTTGCCACAAAAGTTAGGCCACTAAGTCTCACACTAAGTTTCCTGGTCACCTTGATGCCGCCTTCACTATGGACCTTCCTAAGAAGGAGGAATCTCCTTATTCCCCGCATAAAATCATTGTTGCCGCTCCACACCAAACTGAAGGGTCGAGAACTTGCCAATGAGCCATAAACAGTTCAAGGGGCCGGCACACCAAGACTATAGTGGTGGTTCACTCTAGAACCATGCACAAGGCAACAACATATTGCTCTCTTATTCTCTCTCTAGGCCTAACCTAGCACTAACACTCCCAAAGCGTATGCTAAAACCTGTAGATGTGATTAATTTGCTCGATGGAGAGCTTGGAAGTCTTCTTCAGTGTCTATGCGAATCTCACGAACTCCAGAAGTCTCGAATGACTGGGGTTGGGGGGAGTCCTTAGAAACCCACTCATAGACGTTACTTGATTTTCTACCAAAAAgtgtcggttaaaccggtcgccaccaccggtttaaccggtcacacTAAGTCTGCATGCTAGTTGTTGAATTTCAACATCCCCTTCTGCTGACGCCATTGCACCGACGCAATACATCGACGGGTGTtggttcaaccggtgctgaagACACCATTGCCCAAAACCTTCTGGAGCTTCTGTGCATATCACTATGCCAACTGGTAATTGCTTCGACACCTACTGTCCAAAGAATTGGTTTAACCGATGCAGTAGAGATTTATTCACTCCATCACCATACCAATTTTCTAATGCAGCGATCAGTTCAAATTCAGGGGCGTGGGTTAAACCGGTGGGCTGATTTCTGCTGGCACTTGTTCAAGTCATTTCAGCTGTCATTTGGACACTCTAAAATATTCTATGTGTGGATTGTCTCTATGACTTGGCATCTTGACAACGATTTGGATTGTATTGTATATGAGTTAAACTCTATCCATGAGAACTAAAAATTCATAATCATACATATATGATCTTACAAACTTGTTAGTCCCATTAACTATATTatcacacaatcaccaaaatctCAATTGTAGTCTAAAGGGATCATGTCCCTTACAGGAAATGCACTAAGGCATGTGTAGCAGAGCACTGGACAAATTCAATTGCTTTTAGAACTCTGAACTCTCCGTAAAACCAATCTTGCCGGGTTGTTCACTAACCTTGTGGCACGTAGCAGGGAAGGGTGGGACTTTGGtaccctgcaggctgcagcatgGGACCAAATCAAATTTTAATATGTATACAAATGCTAACGATTCATCATGACAACTTGTCTTCATCTGCAAATTCAAGGATGACACCATGCCAATAGGCGGACTGGACTGTGCATGTAGGAAAATTTATCTAACACTGTACCCACTGTTTGAAATTTTCTCGTGAATGATTGGGAGACTGAGCGCCATAACATCTCAAGAATTGTAGTTCCAaaaatattcaaattcaaatttattttcaAAATACCTTTTGAATTCTATCTTCTCTTCTAGCTAAAACCTCCCTCAGCTCTCTTCCCTAGACCCACTCCTGACCCAACCCATTTATCTCCCTCTCCTTTTCCATTTGGCCGGCCCACAATCCCTCGTCCCATCTCTCTCTACTCGGTCG
Coding sequences within it:
- the LOC112897689 gene encoding protein DETOXIFICATION 16-like isoform X3; translated protein: MASSLDTLCGQAFGAGQRHLLGVYKQRAMLVLAVASAPVALVWAYTGEILVWFRQDREIAAGAGSYIRCMIPALFLFGQLQCHVRFLQPQNVVVPVMASSAATAGAHVAVCWLLVRRLGMGANGAALANAVSNLVNLTVLALYVRVSPACKDSWTGFSREAFRGIPAFLKLAVASAAMVCMEWWSFEILVLLTGLLPNPKLETAVMSICFNTYVFAFMLPQGLGAAASIRVSNEIGAGRPQAARLATRVVVLLAISLGVCEGLVMVLARNLLGYAYSNEEEVALYTARLTPILAVCTLFDSLQCALSGVVRGCGRQRIGAFINLSAFYIVGIPAASIFAFVFHLRGTGLWFGILCGVAVQMLLLLCITLCTNWNKEALKANDRVFSSSLPVGNTLTSGGSEHPNGCSFVGKDAQGTNEGTKGSTTPSTG
- the LOC112897689 gene encoding protein DETOXIFICATION 16-like isoform X1, with translation MEDRRGGAVGGGGEIDKSSALGEVKRQLRLAAPLAAALLLQKVIQTISILFVGRLGELPLASASLATSFANVTGFSLLSGMASSLDTLCGQAFGAGQRHLLGVYKQRAMLVLAVASAPVALVWAYTGEILVWFRQDREIAAGAGSYIRCMIPALFLFGQLQCHVRFLQPQNVVVPVMASSAATAGAHVAVCWLLVRRLGMGANGAALANAVSNLVNLTVLALYVRVSPACKDSWTGFSREAFRGIPAFLKLAVASAAMVCMEWWSFEILVLLTGLLPNPKLETAVMSICFNTYVFAFMLPQGLGAAASIRVSNEIGAGRPQAARLATRVVVLLAISLGVCEGLVMVLARNLLGYAYSNEEEVALYTARLTPILAVCTLFDSLQCALSGVVRGCGRQRIGAFINLSAFYIVGIPAASIFAFVFHLRGTGLWFGILCGVAVQMLLLLCITLCTNWNKEALKANDRVFSSSLPVGNTLTSGGSEHPNGCSFVGKDAQGTNEGTKGSTTPSTG
- the LOC112897689 gene encoding protein DETOXIFICATION 16-like isoform X2, which codes for MEDRRGGAVGGGGEIDKSSALGEVKRQLRLAAPLAAALLLQKVIQTISILFVGRLGELPLASASLATSFANVTGFSLLSGMASSLDTLCGQAFGAGQRHLLGVYKQRAMLVLAVASAPVALVWAYTGEILVWFRQDREIAAGAGSYIRCMIPALFLFGQLQCHVRFLQPQNVVVPVMASSAATAGAHVAVCWLLVRRLGMGANGAALANAVSNLVNLTVLALYVRVSPACKDSWTGFSREAFRGIPAFLKLAVASAAMVCMEWWSFEILVLLTGLLPNPKLETAVMSICFNTYVFAFMLPQGLGAAASIRVSNEIGAGRPQAARLATRVVVLLAISLGVCEGLVMVLARNLLGYAYSNEEEVALYTARLTPILAVCTLFDSLQCALSGVVRGCGRQRIGAFINLSAFYIVGIPAASIFAFVFHLRGTLVWYLVRSSSPDAPASLHHLVHQLEQRGIESQ